One window from the genome of Mycobacteriales bacterium encodes:
- a CDS encoding acyl-CoA dehydrogenase family protein encodes MGHGAMADDLLVATAEELFADTCPPEAVDQAAAGDGWAPQVWQALEQAGMTLLPVPEARGGAGAGLVEAAALLRAAGRHAAPVPLAETALLAGWLLAGAGLDVPSGPLAAAVGEGLTLRRVGDGWRVSGRLSRVPWARVAERLVVLVDVPEPLVLLLDRSAYDVQPGRNVASEPRDEVTFDGAVAAAAAAPGPDATADAFLLRGALGRAVLMSGAAERALDLSVGYAEQRVQFGRPIARFQAVQQHLAEMAGVVAASSIAADAAVRDLQAGAPLARVRVAAAKEQAGRTAGVVARLAHQVHGAIGFTREHVLRQATTRLWAWRDEYGNEQHWARVVGEQALRAGADGLWPQLTSDEERHG; translated from the coding sequence ATGGGACACGGCGCGATGGCCGACGACCTGCTCGTCGCGACCGCCGAGGAGCTGTTCGCCGACACCTGCCCGCCGGAGGCCGTCGATCAGGCGGCGGCCGGCGACGGCTGGGCGCCGCAGGTCTGGCAGGCGCTCGAGCAGGCGGGCATGACTCTCCTTCCGGTGCCGGAGGCGCGCGGCGGTGCCGGCGCGGGACTCGTGGAGGCGGCCGCGCTGCTGCGGGCCGCGGGGCGCCACGCCGCGCCCGTCCCGCTCGCCGAGACGGCGTTGCTGGCCGGCTGGCTTCTCGCCGGTGCCGGCCTCGACGTGCCGTCGGGCCCGCTGGCCGCCGCGGTCGGTGAGGGGCTCACCCTGCGCCGGGTCGGCGACGGCTGGCGGGTGTCGGGCCGGCTGTCCCGCGTGCCCTGGGCGCGGGTGGCCGAGCGGCTCGTGGTGCTGGTCGACGTCCCGGAGCCGCTGGTGCTCCTGCTCGACCGCTCGGCCTACGACGTGCAGCCCGGCCGCAACGTCGCCTCCGAGCCCCGCGACGAGGTGACGTTCGACGGGGCAGTCGCCGCCGCGGCCGCCGCCCCCGGCCCGGACGCGACCGCCGACGCCTTCCTGCTGCGCGGCGCGCTGGGTCGGGCCGTGCTGATGTCCGGCGCTGCTGAGCGCGCGCTCGACCTGTCGGTGGGCTACGCCGAGCAACGCGTGCAGTTCGGCCGGCCCATCGCGCGGTTCCAGGCGGTGCAGCAGCACCTCGCCGAGATGGCCGGGGTGGTCGCCGCGTCGAGCATCGCGGCCGACGCTGCCGTCCGCGACCTGCAGGCCGGCGCACCACTGGCGCGGGTACGGGTCGCCGCCGCCAAGGAGCAGGCGGGTCGCACGGCCGGCGTGGTCGCCCGGCTCGCCCATCAGGTGCACGGCGCCATCGGCTTCACCCGCGAGCACGTGCTCCGCCAGGCCACCACCCGGCTGTGGGCGTGGCGCGACGAGTACGGCAACGAGCAGCACTGGGCGCGGGTCGTCGGCGAGCAGGCGCTGCGCGCCGGTGCCGACGGCCTCTGGCCCCAACTGACTTCGGACGAGGAGCGACATGGCTGA
- a CDS encoding acyl-CoA dehydrogenase family protein gives MRDVRFPLAALPPEATSLRGEVRAFLQDEVAAGRWVPGVDTWLSGWDAAFSRRLGERGWLGMTIPTEYGGQGRSALERYVVVEELLAAGAPVAAHWIADRQTGPSLLKHGSEEQRQFFLPRIARGECYFAIGMSEPDSGSDLASVRTRADRVEGGWRLTGTKVWTSGAHEAQWFFVLARSEPLGEDRHAGLSQFVVDLHAAGVTVRPIQLLTGAAHFNEVVLDGVFVPDERVLGAVGAGWRQVTAELAFERSGPERFLSTYLLLASLVGHLARQADAGAVAAAQVGALVARLMTLREMSLSVAAALAAGQAPATQAALVKDVGTRFEQEIIEAAHLVAAVEPDPDAAPDSLARRLAHATLHSPGFTLRGGTNEILRGIVARALSAGER, from the coding sequence CTGCGCGATGTCCGCTTCCCGCTCGCCGCGCTGCCTCCCGAAGCGACGTCCTTGCGCGGGGAGGTGCGGGCGTTCCTGCAGGACGAGGTCGCGGCCGGGAGGTGGGTTCCCGGCGTCGACACGTGGCTGTCCGGCTGGGATGCGGCGTTCAGCCGGCGGCTGGGGGAGCGTGGCTGGTTGGGGATGACGATCCCCACCGAGTACGGCGGGCAGGGCCGGTCGGCGCTGGAGCGCTACGTCGTCGTCGAGGAGCTGCTCGCCGCCGGGGCGCCGGTCGCCGCGCACTGGATCGCCGACCGGCAGACCGGCCCGTCGCTGCTCAAGCACGGCAGCGAGGAGCAGCGGCAGTTCTTCCTGCCGCGGATCGCCCGGGGGGAGTGCTACTTCGCGATCGGCATGAGTGAGCCCGACAGCGGTTCCGACCTGGCGTCGGTGCGCACGCGGGCGGACCGGGTCGAGGGCGGCTGGCGGCTGACCGGCACGAAGGTGTGGACGTCCGGGGCGCACGAGGCGCAGTGGTTCTTCGTTCTCGCTCGCAGTGAACCGCTCGGCGAGGACCGGCACGCCGGGCTCAGCCAGTTCGTCGTCGACCTGCACGCCGCCGGGGTGACGGTGCGGCCGATCCAGCTGCTGACCGGCGCGGCGCACTTCAACGAGGTGGTGCTCGACGGCGTCTTCGTGCCGGACGAGCGGGTGCTGGGCGCGGTGGGTGCCGGGTGGCGCCAGGTCACCGCGGAGCTGGCCTTCGAGCGCAGCGGGCCCGAACGTTTTCTCTCGACGTACCTGCTGCTGGCCAGCTTGGTCGGTCACCTGGCCCGGCAGGCCGATGCGGGCGCGGTCGCGGCGGCGCAGGTCGGCGCGCTGGTCGCCCGGCTGATGACGCTGCGGGAGATGTCGCTGTCGGTCGCCGCCGCGCTGGCCGCGGGGCAGGCGCCGGCGACCCAGGCGGCGCTGGTCAAGGACGTCGGCACCCGATTCGAGCAGGAGATCATCGAGGCGGCGCACCTGGTCGCCGCGGTCGAGCCCGACCCCGACGCCGCGCCCGACTCGCTGGCGCGCCGGCTCGCGCACGCGACGCTGCACTCGCCCGGGTTCACCCTGCGCGGCGGCACCAACGAGATCCTGCGCGGCATCGTGGCCCGCGCCCTGTCGGCGGGGGAGCGCTGA
- a CDS encoding NAD(P)/FAD-dependent oxidoreductase, with protein MQPGANDVHTDLLIIGAGPTGLYAAYYGGFRGMSVAVMDSLPEPGGQVTAMYPEKMIFDVAGFPSVKGQTLTDALVEQAGQFDPTYLLGQRAEELEHTDDEVVVRTERGLVVHAKAVLVTAGIGMFTPRPLPGAEIWEGRGLRYFVPKLSELEGKDVLIVGGGDSAFDWAMSLEPLCTSVTLIHRRPKFRAHEGSVTKVLGSSCTVMTPYEVAEIRGEGYVQAVEVFDNSTDERTVLEVQEVVAALGFVADLGPIAKWGIELRRRHILVDSAMRTNLRRVFAAGDITEYDGKVRLIATGFGEAATAVNNAAVVIDPDAHVFPGHSSDVK; from the coding sequence ATGCAGCCCGGCGCGAACGACGTACACACCGACCTGCTCATCATCGGCGCGGGACCGACCGGTCTCTACGCGGCCTACTACGGGGGCTTCCGCGGCATGTCCGTCGCCGTGATGGACTCGCTGCCCGAGCCCGGCGGCCAGGTCACCGCGATGTACCCCGAGAAGATGATCTTCGACGTGGCCGGGTTCCCGTCGGTCAAGGGCCAGACGCTCACCGACGCCCTCGTCGAGCAGGCCGGCCAGTTCGACCCGACGTACCTGCTCGGGCAGCGCGCCGAGGAGCTCGAGCACACCGACGACGAGGTCGTGGTGCGCACCGAGCGCGGGCTGGTCGTGCACGCCAAGGCCGTGCTTGTCACCGCGGGCATCGGCATGTTCACGCCGCGGCCGCTGCCCGGCGCCGAGATCTGGGAGGGCCGGGGGCTGCGCTACTTCGTGCCGAAGCTCTCCGAGCTCGAGGGCAAGGACGTGCTGATCGTCGGCGGCGGTGACTCGGCATTCGACTGGGCGATGAGCCTCGAGCCGCTCTGCACGAGCGTCACGCTCATCCACCGCCGCCCGAAGTTCCGCGCGCACGAGGGCAGCGTGACCAAGGTGCTCGGCTCGTCGTGCACCGTCATGACGCCCTACGAGGTCGCCGAGATCCGCGGCGAGGGCTACGTGCAGGCGGTCGAGGTGTTCGACAACTCCACCGACGAGCGCACCGTCCTCGAGGTGCAGGAGGTCGTCGCGGCGCTCGGGTTCGTTGCCGATCTCGGGCCGATCGCCAAGTGGGGCATCGAGCTGCGGCGCCGGCACATCCTCGTCGACTCGGCGATGCGCACGAACCTGCGGCGGGTCTTCGCCGCCGGCGACATCACGGAGTACGACGGCAAGGTGCGCCTCATCGCCACCGGCTTCGGTGAGGCGGCCACCGCGGTCAACAACGCAGCCGTCGTGATCGACCCCGACGCGCACGTCTTCCCCGGTCACTCCTCCGACGTGAAGTGA